From Acidobacteriota bacterium, one genomic window encodes:
- a CDS encoding Uma2 family endonuclease: MVARFEPLLTVEVLDLMPDDGNIYELIDGELTVSRAPGLKHQQIVSRIIVIIEKFLEDTPSGILVPGPGVLLSNFSGVIPGLVYLTHDRRKEIATGEKITGSPNLVIEIISPGADNALRDREIKRQLYAKYHVPEYWIFDPETQSIEVYRLKRKSLHLVSHLKDEDTLKSPLFPGFEVPARQFFKLP; this comes from the coding sequence ATGGTCGCACGATTCGAACCGCTGCTGACGGTCGAAGTTCTCGACCTCATGCCCGATGACGGTAACATCTATGAACTCATTGATGGAGAATTAACTGTGTCTCGTGCTCCTGGACTCAAGCACCAGCAAATTGTCTCTCGGATTATTGTGATCATTGAAAAGTTTTTGGAAGACACTCCATCAGGGATTTTAGTTCCTGGGCCAGGAGTGTTGTTGAGTAACTTCAGTGGTGTTATTCCTGGCCTGGTTTATCTGACACACGACCGACGAAAAGAAATCGCAACGGGTGAAAAGATCACGGGAAGTCCTAATCTGGTCATTGAAATCATCTCTCCTGGAGCTGACAATGCACTGCGTGATCGTGAAATTAAGCGTCAGTTGTATGCCAAATACCATGTTCCTGAGTACTGGATTTTTGACCCTGAGACCCAATCCATTGAAGTTTACCGGCTCAAAAGAAAGAGCCTGCATCTTGTTTCACATTTGAAAGACGAGGATACCTTGAAATCTCCATTGTTTCCTGGTTTTGAGGTTCCAGCCCGACAGTTTTTTAAATTGCCGTAG
- a CDS encoding DUF3142 domain-containing protein — translation MVLCLIVLTGFVAFGWHTASHKVWQPAEVEIAFWFWQTNLPPATEVHETLQPFHTRTVFLRAGQFDLNQNRIERIRPAVGQFPSDLNLHLVYNATPALLNTFETLSETDFARAVQSTFETDCRRAQSDGAQVVGIQLDLDAPTRLLPHYGSLVRAVRSTLPHGTFFSVTGLPTWMNSPAQLRKLLNETDFWIPQCYGGKIPQKRTERIPICSPASVARAIQQARSIGHPFWAGLAAYGYALHYNSRGNLQGLYGDLDPTQIISNSNLELVNRETYSVKTSSNWRYEFRPRTDCTIDGITLYSGDSLVLEIPNSQVLRESARLVRQYAGDQLLGICLFRFPGQLDTTMLPGEELNPALSDLPSHPHFTVTMQTVGRKSVIVTVQNTGNISLLADPNALELEIAYPEGQLENLTNSDFPQFRFLHVIQMATPGPPPALVPGSKGRSNLVRLTRGILRPGETASVQIEFSNALPSLPVRLIARTSDGSRFETNTSITSTP, via the coding sequence GTGGTCTTGTGCTTGATCGTGCTCACAGGTTTTGTGGCATTCGGGTGGCACACCGCCAGCCACAAGGTCTGGCAGCCAGCCGAAGTCGAAATTGCGTTCTGGTTCTGGCAAACCAACCTGCCACCAGCCACTGAAGTCCACGAAACACTTCAACCGTTTCACACCCGAACGGTTTTTCTTCGCGCCGGACAGTTTGACCTGAACCAGAATCGAATCGAACGTATTCGCCCGGCGGTCGGTCAATTTCCATCAGACCTCAACCTTCATCTGGTTTATAACGCGACGCCGGCGCTCCTCAACACATTTGAAACACTTTCCGAAACCGATTTTGCCCGTGCAGTTCAGTCAACCTTTGAAACCGATTGCCGTCGCGCTCAATCCGATGGAGCGCAGGTGGTCGGAATCCAACTCGATCTTGATGCTCCAACCCGGTTACTCCCTCACTACGGGTCTCTGGTACGTGCCGTGCGGTCCACACTTCCGCACGGCACATTTTTTTCAGTCACGGGGCTTCCGACGTGGATGAATTCGCCGGCTCAGTTGCGCAAACTGCTCAACGAAACCGATTTCTGGATTCCACAGTGTTACGGCGGCAAAATCCCTCAAAAACGAACGGAAAGAATTCCGATTTGCTCTCCGGCATCCGTGGCCCGAGCCATCCAGCAAGCGCGGTCCATTGGGCATCCATTTTGGGCTGGACTGGCCGCGTACGGGTATGCGCTTCATTACAATTCCAGAGGAAACCTGCAAGGTTTGTACGGCGATCTTGACCCGACACAGATCATTTCCAACTCGAATCTGGAACTGGTCAACCGCGAAACCTACAGCGTCAAAACATCTTCCAACTGGCGCTATGAATTCCGCCCCCGAACCGATTGCACCATTGATGGCATCACGCTGTATTCCGGCGATTCTCTGGTGCTTGAAATTCCCAACAGCCAGGTTTTGCGCGAATCTGCCCGGCTGGTTCGTCAGTATGCCGGAGATCAATTGTTAGGAATATGCCTGTTTCGGTTTCCAGGCCAACTGGATACAACAATGCTGCCGGGCGAAGAACTCAACCCGGCGCTTTCTGATTTGCCTTCACACCCACATTTCACAGTTACCATGCAAACCGTTGGGAGAAAATCAGTTATAGTCACAGTTCAAAATACTGGAAACATAAGTTTACTGGCTGACCCAAATGCCCTCGAACTTGAAATTGCCTACCCGGAAGGCCAGTTGGAAAACCTGACAAACTCTGATTTTCCACAGTTTCGATTCCTGCACGTCATTCAAATGGCAACACCTGGCCCGCCGCCAGCCCTGGTGCCAGGCTCCAAAGGACGGTCCAATCTGGTGCGATTGACTCGAGGTATTTTGCGCCCAGGTGAAACCGCCTCCGTCCAGATTGAGTTTTCAAATGCCCTGCCTTCCTTGCCTGTCCGCCTGATTGCCCGAACCAGCGATGGGAGCCGATTTGAGACGAACACCTCTATTACTTCCACCCCGTAA
- a CDS encoding glycosyl hydrolase codes for MPLYRLLCSLLLLIVFQPFPVSAQSESTEKKESKVLQFRSIGPAAGGRVARVAGIPGDPSIYYAAGAASGVWKTVDGGLTWKPVFDDQPISSIGSIAVAPSDPNVIYVGSGEANIRGNVAAGNGIYKSTDAGKSWSHVWKQEGQIGTMIVHPKNPDVAFAAVLGHAFGPNDERGVFRTTDGGKIWKQVLKKNADTGASDVCFDPSNPNVLFAGLWQARRQPWELTTAGPGSGLYVSRNGGETWKQLTGNGLPEGIWGKVCVAVAPSDSRRLYAIIEAEKGGMYRSDDGGENWTYASDYKGIRQRAWYFSTFTVDPTNADIIYCPQVSLLKSIDGGKTYKAVKGPHHGDHHDIWIDPADPKRLISANDGGVDITTNGGETWYAPMLPIAQFYRVNVNNAVPFAVSGAMQDIGTALVPSNSLSSSGITRDYWYTVGGGEAGHTASDPTDPNIVYAGEYGGYISRYDHRTRQARNVSIYPTNPSGHGAEDLKYRFQWTSPILISSHDPKTIYHASNVLFRTTDGGQSWTPISSDLTRNDKTKQKWSGGPITGDNTGVEFYCTIFAVAESPKQKDLLWAGSDDGLVHVSRDGGKNWTNITGKMPDFPEWGTVKCIEASPHDAGTAYVVVEAHRLDNMRPYLYKTSDFGQTWKRLTDKLPQDVYLHAVREDPKRKGMLYVGTECGVVYSTNDGADWKPLKFNLPTVAVCDLAVKDNSLVVGTIGRSLWILDDLTPIREMSDKITSQDVFLFATSDVHRWRYHYSTPDKYAGDNPATGAVIFYHLKQKAKELKLEILDDKGTVIRTLSSVPEPKEADQAEYSEGDEDEPKDVLSTEPGLQSVEWDLAHTGAKLIKGAKVDAGTPKVGPTAVPGTYTLRLLVDGKAITTPLVIKPDPRVQLTQAQLVEQLQFALKIRDDISTLTETVEQLRSLKQQLAARTQLLKDNEKAAELVKAAKALTEKLDALEAKLHNPKAQVTYDILAQKGGAKLYSQLSPLLEWVKDSDGVPTQGMREVYAGLSAELAQYRGEMKSLVETDLAAINKLAKDMDLPYIGVK; via the coding sequence ATGCCCCTGTACCGCCTTTTGTGCAGTTTATTGCTTCTTATCGTTTTTCAGCCCTTCCCAGTCAGTGCTCAATCAGAATCAACCGAAAAAAAAGAATCCAAAGTCCTCCAGTTTCGCTCCATTGGTCCGGCTGCCGGAGGCCGTGTCGCCCGTGTGGCTGGCATTCCTGGCGATCCTTCCATTTATTATGCTGCCGGGGCCGCGAGCGGCGTCTGGAAAACGGTTGACGGTGGCCTCACGTGGAAACCTGTTTTTGACGATCAGCCGATTTCTTCGATTGGTTCAATTGCGGTGGCGCCGTCTGATCCAAATGTCATCTATGTCGGCTCTGGCGAGGCCAACATCCGTGGCAATGTGGCGGCTGGCAATGGAATCTACAAATCTACCGATGCTGGAAAGAGCTGGTCGCACGTCTGGAAACAGGAAGGCCAAATCGGAACCATGATCGTCCATCCGAAAAACCCGGATGTGGCCTTCGCGGCGGTGCTCGGACATGCCTTTGGGCCCAATGACGAACGCGGTGTCTTCCGAACCACCGACGGAGGAAAAATCTGGAAGCAGGTGCTCAAGAAAAATGCCGACACCGGCGCTTCGGATGTGTGTTTTGATCCATCAAATCCCAACGTTCTCTTTGCTGGACTCTGGCAGGCTCGTCGCCAGCCCTGGGAGTTAACCACGGCGGGCCCAGGAAGCGGGCTCTATGTCTCACGAAACGGCGGTGAAACCTGGAAACAACTGACTGGAAATGGCTTGCCGGAAGGCATCTGGGGCAAGGTTTGTGTGGCCGTGGCTCCTTCTGACAGTCGGCGACTGTATGCCATTATCGAAGCTGAAAAAGGCGGGATGTACCGTTCAGATGACGGCGGCGAAAACTGGACCTATGCCAGCGATTATAAGGGTATCCGGCAACGAGCCTGGTATTTCAGCACCTTTACAGTTGATCCGACCAATGCCGACATTATTTACTGTCCGCAAGTGTCGCTTCTGAAAAGCATTGATGGCGGGAAGACCTACAAAGCCGTCAAAGGTCCACATCACGGCGACCACCATGATATCTGGATTGACCCGGCGGATCCGAAACGATTGATTTCCGCCAATGACGGTGGCGTAGACATTACCACCAATGGCGGTGAAACCTGGTATGCCCCGATGCTCCCTATCGCCCAGTTTTACCGCGTCAATGTCAACAATGCGGTGCCATTTGCGGTTTCAGGCGCCATGCAGGACATCGGCACGGCACTGGTGCCAAGCAACAGTCTGAGCAGCAGTGGCATTACCCGCGATTACTGGTACACGGTTGGTGGCGGCGAAGCTGGCCACACCGCCAGCGACCCAACTGACCCAAATATTGTGTATGCTGGTGAATATGGCGGCTACATTTCGCGCTATGACCATCGCACCCGTCAGGCCCGAAATGTCTCGATTTACCCAACCAATCCTTCCGGCCACGGCGCCGAAGATCTAAAATACCGGTTTCAGTGGACCTCCCCGATTTTGATCTCTTCGCATGACCCAAAAACTATCTATCACGCTTCCAATGTGCTTTTTCGAACCACTGATGGCGGCCAAAGCTGGACGCCCATCAGTTCGGATTTGACCCGCAATGACAAAACCAAACAGAAATGGTCGGGTGGACCGATCACTGGCGATAATACCGGGGTTGAGTTTTACTGCACGATTTTTGCCGTGGCGGAGTCTCCGAAACAAAAAGACCTGCTCTGGGCAGGTTCGGATGACGGACTGGTTCACGTGTCGCGTGACGGCGGCAAAAACTGGACCAATATCACCGGGAAGATGCCGGATTTCCCTGAATGGGGCACGGTGAAATGTATTGAAGCTTCTCCACATGATGCCGGCACCGCCTACGTGGTCGTCGAAGCCCACCGGCTCGATAATATGCGGCCTTATTTGTACAAAACTTCAGATTTCGGCCAAACCTGGAAACGCCTGACCGACAAGCTACCACAAGATGTGTACCTGCATGCCGTTCGCGAAGATCCCAAACGTAAAGGTATGCTCTATGTCGGAACTGAATGTGGTGTCGTCTATTCGACCAACGACGGCGCCGACTGGAAACCGCTCAAATTCAATCTTCCAACCGTAGCCGTGTGTGATCTGGCCGTTAAAGACAACAGCCTGGTCGTAGGTACAATTGGACGTTCGCTGTGGATTCTGGATGATTTGACACCGATTCGCGAAATGAGCGACAAGATAACAAGTCAGGATGTATTTCTCTTCGCGACATCTGATGTTCACCGCTGGCGGTATCATTACTCAACTCCAGACAAATACGCGGGCGACAATCCGGCAACCGGGGCGGTTATCTTTTACCACCTCAAGCAAAAAGCCAAAGAACTCAAACTTGAAATTCTGGATGACAAAGGAACGGTAATTCGCACTTTGAGCAGTGTTCCGGAACCCAAAGAAGCCGACCAAGCTGAATATTCTGAAGGCGATGAAGACGAGCCCAAAGATGTGCTTTCAACTGAACCGGGCTTGCAAAGTGTAGAATGGGATTTAGCCCACACCGGTGCCAAATTGATCAAAGGTGCTAAAGTTGACGCGGGAACGCCGAAAGTTGGTCCAACTGCCGTGCCTGGCACCTACACGCTCCGCCTTCTGGTTGATGGAAAGGCCATAACGACGCCACTGGTGATCAAGCCCGATCCACGCGTTCAACTCACTCAGGCTCAACTCGTTGAACAGCTTCAGTTTGCCCTTAAAATTCGAGATGATATTTCAACGCTAACCGAAACCGTCGAGCAACTGCGCTCTCTCAAACAACAACTCGCGGCTCGAACTCAGCTTTTGAAAGACAATGAAAAAGCCGCCGAACTGGTCAAGGCGGCCAAAGCATTGACTGAAAAACTCGACGCCCTCGAAGCCAAACTCCATAACCCGAAAGCCCAGGTCACCTATGACATTCTGGCACAAAAAGGCGGAGCAAAATTGTATTCTCAGTTGAGTCCGTTGCTTGAATGGGTCAAAGACAGCGACGGCGTACCGACTCAAGGGATGCGTGAAGTCTACGCGGGTCTTTCAGCCGAACTCGCCCAGTACCGGGGTGAAATGAAATCACTGGTTGAAACCGACCTGGCCGCCATCAATAAATTGGCCAAAGATATGGATTTGCCCTATATCGGGGTGAAGTGA
- the bamD gene encoding outer membrane protein assembly factor BamD has product MKHRFDSIFSYFIAQILSKVSARLFFTLLSILSVTSIAAIGCGWFGGDEHSVRFNYSSVREFGLLPRIQAQKPGVLSETRKAHPGRSWPNQDDSDDLSQLAGEADTTWAELDEAFETRNEITYQRILERYLELTEVDFFSDYQETTDVQTRRNSAIDQLDALTARTQGSSSEAVWNYIEARQAFDTQPEDQKEEPKLKKLDHNLRDNVAFLSAAVLYAQQDYVAAATAFRKLARRYPTSEKREAALYLAALSEAKCTVAFWTSDPETDSPTPDEDWADLRRAFQRVVNEYPNGRYKGDVLGWLGFMNLQFGNRPQALVYYYKQLSIDDPIIQRQAVRSLALTRQDTTEVEMYRLQQLLSTDPEIALTYTYHELYNYTQTIDSIEGDCGCSEGDIDDSWAQNQYQRIAGFSARMMDKFPQSKLSGGFALRAAMANLESGDHTAAIKLASQALRLGLNGMERARGLWVLGVAQYRHHQLDAAAKAFTQLIQEFPTGNLVEGTRRHLAMLAEELGRRDVALEQYLALDYQLDVAYLIDVMMTPEELHKFITTHPQSTELNELWYGLGIRYLRNHQWAEAREAFANVRTISDYIDEQYHWNIMTEYDYQNLETQLKPSPKSTEIDIDWKVKGIRSRWLHRDLQTIDDLEFLQSRIDSAQDDTQRAEAMYQFASYVYQGGSFLLYNPAAWKGMRYSSIAVKNDFSLPNEEQQLWDYHLNHEAVAQAKTMFLAIVDAYPRSPAAPDALYTAAVCDERLINFSPYWRAMSQTGRHAGNRWVTYDDVRRQYPLYQLPCGTFGWEPSTRTVNGGPGFAPKPKPLPRKSRGERAFEKLAVWSEPVIGFGSSLWQWYKGYVLNLPEFSRRWSEWFWSVTSCLYLIPFTVLLWMLVNQRKQRFLDQMNIQEEPANLKLQPRLYQAITISAHTLVHGAFVLLLWGLLSFTLSLFG; this is encoded by the coding sequence ATGAAACACCGATTTGATTCTATCTTTAGTTACTTCATTGCTCAGATTTTATCCAAAGTATCAGCCCGCTTGTTTTTCACCCTGCTTAGTATTCTGTCAGTAACCTCAATAGCGGCAATTGGCTGCGGATGGTTTGGCGGAGACGAGCATTCGGTCAGGTTTAATTATTCAAGCGTTCGTGAATTCGGCTTGCTCCCCAGAATTCAGGCTCAAAAACCGGGTGTACTGTCAGAAACCAGAAAAGCACACCCCGGTCGAAGTTGGCCCAATCAAGACGATTCCGATGATCTCAGCCAGCTTGCAGGCGAAGCCGATACCACGTGGGCCGAGCTTGATGAAGCCTTTGAAACCCGTAACGAAATAACCTATCAGCGAATTTTAGAGCGCTACCTTGAACTGACCGAAGTTGATTTTTTCAGCGATTACCAGGAAACAACCGATGTCCAGACCCGACGTAATTCGGCGATTGACCAACTGGACGCGTTGACCGCTCGCACACAGGGATCATCCAGTGAGGCTGTTTGGAACTACATTGAGGCCCGGCAGGCTTTTGATACCCAGCCGGAGGATCAAAAAGAAGAACCAAAATTGAAAAAACTGGATCACAATTTGCGCGATAATGTCGCGTTCCTGTCGGCGGCGGTCCTGTATGCCCAGCAAGATTACGTGGCAGCGGCCACCGCCTTTCGTAAGCTGGCCAGGCGGTATCCAACCAGTGAAAAACGCGAAGCCGCACTCTACCTTGCGGCTCTTTCCGAAGCCAAATGTACGGTTGCCTTTTGGACCTCCGATCCTGAAACCGATTCACCAACGCCTGATGAAGACTGGGCCGACCTTCGCCGGGCTTTTCAGCGCGTAGTGAACGAATACCCAAACGGTCGTTACAAAGGCGATGTGCTCGGCTGGCTGGGCTTTATGAATTTGCAATTTGGGAATCGTCCGCAAGCCCTGGTTTATTATTACAAACAACTTTCAATTGATGATCCGATCATCCAGCGGCAGGCGGTGCGGTCACTCGCACTCACTCGTCAGGACACCACCGAAGTCGAAATGTACCGGTTGCAGCAATTGCTTTCAACTGATCCTGAAATCGCCCTGACCTATACCTATCACGAGCTGTACAACTACACGCAAACAATTGATTCTATTGAAGGAGACTGCGGCTGCAGTGAAGGTGACATTGACGATTCCTGGGCCCAAAACCAGTACCAGCGCATTGCTGGCTTTTCAGCCAGGATGATGGACAAATTCCCGCAATCCAAACTGTCTGGCGGGTTTGCGTTGCGAGCAGCCATGGCAAATCTGGAAAGCGGTGATCACACAGCCGCTATCAAACTGGCAAGTCAGGCGTTGCGGCTGGGATTAAATGGAATGGAGCGGGCACGCGGGCTGTGGGTGCTTGGGGTTGCTCAATACCGCCATCACCAGTTGGATGCTGCCGCCAAAGCATTCACCCAACTGATCCAGGAGTTTCCCACCGGAAACCTCGTCGAAGGCACTCGCCGCCATCTGGCAATGCTGGCCGAAGAACTTGGCCGTCGGGATGTCGCGCTTGAACAATACCTCGCTCTCGATTATCAGCTTGATGTGGCCTACCTGATTGATGTCATGATGACCCCGGAGGAACTGCACAAGTTCATCACTACCCATCCTCAAAGTACTGAACTGAACGAACTCTGGTACGGGCTGGGTATTCGGTATCTTCGCAACCACCAGTGGGCAGAGGCTCGCGAAGCCTTTGCCAACGTCAGAACCATTAGCGATTACATTGATGAACAATATCACTGGAACATCATGACTGAGTACGATTACCAGAATCTTGAAACCCAGTTGAAGCCGAGTCCAAAAAGTACCGAAATCGATATTGATTGGAAGGTGAAAGGAATCCGCAGCCGCTGGCTCCATCGGGATTTGCAAACCATTGATGATCTTGAGTTTTTGCAATCCCGAATTGATTCCGCCCAGGATGACACCCAGCGGGCTGAGGCGATGTACCAGTTTGCGAGCTACGTGTATCAAGGCGGTTCGTTTCTGTTGTACAACCCGGCGGCGTGGAAGGGGATGCGGTATTCGAGCATTGCCGTCAAAAATGACTTCTCGCTTCCGAACGAAGAACAACAACTCTGGGACTATCACCTCAACCACGAAGCCGTTGCGCAGGCCAAAACCATGTTTCTGGCCATCGTTGACGCCTATCCCAGGAGCCCGGCGGCACCAGATGCACTCTATACAGCGGCGGTGTGTGACGAACGACTGATCAACTTCAGCCCGTACTGGCGGGCAATGTCCCAGACAGGCCGTCACGCCGGGAACCGATGGGTCACCTATGATGATGTTCGGCGTCAATATCCACTTTATCAATTGCCGTGCGGAACATTTGGATGGGAGCCGTCAACCCGAACAGTCAACGGCGGCCCCGGATTTGCCCCCAAACCCAAACCCTTACCACGCAAATCACGAGGTGAACGGGCCTTTGAAAAACTGGCTGTTTGGAGCGAACCCGTCATTGGTTTTGGCTCAAGCCTCTGGCAATGGTACAAAGGCTATGTGTTGAACCTGCCTGAGTTTAGCCGGAGATGGTCGGAATGGTTCTGGAGTGTGACATCGTGCCTCTATCTGATCCCCTTCACTGTTTTACTCTGGATGCTGGTCAATCAGAGGAAACAGCGTTTTCTGGACCAGATGAATATCCAGGAAGAACCAGCCAACCTCAAACTTCAACCACGTCTCTATCAAGCAATTACCATTTCGGCACATACGCTGGTCCACGGCGCGTTCGTGTTGCTGCTGTGGGGATTGTTGAGTTTTACGCTCAGTCTTTTTGGATAG